One Pleurocapsa sp. PCC 7327 DNA segment encodes these proteins:
- a CDS encoding YciI family protein, translating into MPKFIMWGSYCENALEKRAPYRQDHLDGLAAQKEKGILITLGPTKDATKVFGIYEAEDEAIVRQVIESDPYWQNGIWTEYEVKEWIQAF; encoded by the coding sequence ATGCCCAAATTTATTATGTGGGGCAGCTACTGCGAAAATGCACTCGAAAAACGCGCCCCCTATCGCCAAGATCATCTCGACGGACTCGCCGCACAAAAAGAAAAAGGGATTTTAATTACCCTCGGTCCTACCAAAGACGCGACAAAAGTTTTCGGGATTTATGAAGCAGAAGATGAAGCCATAGTCCGTCAAGTCATCGAATCCGATCCCTATTGGCAAAATGGCATTTGGACAGAGTATGAAGTCAAAGAATGGATTCAGGCATTTTAG
- the nblR gene encoding response regulator transcription factor NblR, with amino-acid sequence MLSIATVLNPCILLVKTDEAFAQQASQDLIEAGYTTAIAPDIDKALLEIETLQPAMVVIDRALAGESGLRLCRQLRQKGDRVLIILSIDQETVEERVKCLEAGADDYLLKPYHSKEFLQMVRFYLHPREASKEQLRFGELVLDLTTRRLILGEQGIDLTMKEFELLKYLMSHPREVLSREQILENVWGYDFRGESNVIEVYIRYLRLKIENEGQKRLIHTVRGVGYVLRES; translated from the coding sequence ATGCTTTCGATCGCGACCGTGCTCAATCCTTGTATTTTATTGGTAAAGACCGATGAAGCCTTTGCCCAACAGGCAAGTCAGGATCTTATAGAAGCGGGCTATACAACGGCGATCGCGCCGGATATCGATAAAGCTTTGTTGGAGATCGAAACTCTACAACCCGCCATGGTAGTTATCGATCGCGCCTTGGCTGGAGAATCGGGATTGAGGCTTTGTCGTCAACTGAGACAAAAAGGCGATCGCGTTCTGATTATTTTGTCGATCGACCAAGAAACGGTGGAGGAACGAGTGAAGTGTCTGGAAGCGGGCGCTGACGACTATTTACTCAAACCCTATCACTCCAAAGAGTTTTTGCAAATGGTTCGCTTCTATCTACACCCTCGAGAAGCATCAAAAGAACAACTGCGGTTTGGGGAATTAGTTTTAGATTTGACAACGCGCCGCTTAATTCTAGGCGAACAGGGCATCGATCTGACCATGAAAGAGTTTGAACTCCTCAAATATTTAATGTCTCATCCCAGAGAAGTCTTAAGTCGGGAGCAAATTTTGGAAAATGTTTGGGGTTACGATTTCCGAGGAGAATCAAACGTCATTGAGGTTTATATTCGCTATTTACGCCTCAAAATCGAAAATGAAGGGCAAAAGCGACTGATCCACACGGTTCGGGGCGTAGGCTACGTTCTGCGAGAATCATAG
- a CDS encoding NAD(+) kinase: MPKAGIIYNDEKPIATRVAAELRDKLKSRGWEIVMETGRGGLLGYSKPNRPVCHTRIEQLVPPHFDENLSFAIVLGGDGTVLAAFRQLAPCGIPLLTINTGHMGFLTETYVNHLPQAIEKLLQHDYEIEARSMLTVQLFREDNLLWEALCLNEMVVHREPLTSMCHFEIQIGRHAAVDIAADGVIVSTPTGSTAYSLSAGGPVVTPDVPVMQLAPICPHSLASRALVFSDTETVNIFPATPNRMVMVVDGNAGCYVLPEDRIHIEKSPYTARFIRLQPPEFFRILREKLGWGLPHIAKPTSVELP, encoded by the coding sequence GTGCCAAAAGCAGGCATTATCTATAACGACGAAAAGCCGATCGCAACTAGAGTCGCAGCCGAATTGCGAGACAAGCTGAAGTCTCGCGGATGGGAAATAGTCATGGAAACGGGTAGAGGCGGTCTTTTGGGATATTCCAAACCCAATCGCCCTGTTTGCCATACTCGGATCGAACAGTTAGTGCCGCCGCACTTTGACGAAAATTTGTCCTTTGCCATCGTTTTAGGAGGTGATGGGACGGTTTTGGCTGCCTTTCGCCAGTTAGCGCCCTGTGGCATTCCACTGCTGACTATCAATACCGGACACATGGGTTTTTTGACGGAAACCTATGTCAATCATTTGCCGCAAGCTATAGAAAAGCTTCTCCAGCATGACTATGAAATCGAAGCGCGATCGATGCTTACAGTGCAGCTTTTTCGAGAGGATAATTTGCTCTGGGAAGCGCTATGCCTCAACGAAATGGTCGTGCATCGAGAACCGCTAACCAGTATGTGCCATTTTGAAATTCAAATTGGCAGGCACGCAGCCGTCGATATTGCGGCAGATGGGGTGATCGTCTCGACTCCTACGGGTTCGACTGCTTATTCTCTCAGCGCCGGAGGACCAGTCGTAACCCCAGATGTGCCAGTGATGCAGTTAGCGCCTATCTGTCCCCATTCGCTAGCCTCGCGGGCACTGGTATTTTCCGATACAGAAACCGTGAATATTTTTCCTGCAACTCCCAACCGAATGGTGATGGTTGTAGATGGGAATGCTGGTTGTTACGTCTTGCCAGAAGATCGCATACACATTGAAAAATCTCCCTATACAGCGCGTTTTATCCGCCTGCAACCGCCAGAGTTCTTCCGCATCCTGCGAGAAAAATTAGGTTGGGGATTGCCCCATATCGCTAAGCCAACTTCTGTGGAACTCCCTTAG
- a CDS encoding SDR family oxidoreductase: MNLLVVGATGTLGRQVARCALDRGYRVRCLVRNQTKAAFLKEWGAELVKGNLCDAKTLPPALEGIEAVIDAATTRATDSLGIKQVDWEGKVNLIKAVKAVGVEKFIFFSILNAEKYPNVPLMDIKRCTELFLAETDLNYTILRPCGFMQGLISQYAIPILDNQSVWIAGESTPIAYMNTQDIAKFAIRALEVPETARKSFPVVGTRAWTSEEIIGLCEKLSGREAKIFRVPLGLLRFMRQTTRFFQWTQNVSDRLAFAEVLASGNPLNAPMEEVYQIFGLDREQTTTLESYLQEYFSRILTKLKELGYDKNKNKKKEKKTPFKKPQF, from the coding sequence ATGAACTTATTAGTGGTCGGTGCCACGGGCACCTTGGGAAGACAAGTGGCTCGATGCGCCCTCGATCGGGGCTATCGAGTCCGCTGTTTGGTGAGAAATCAGACAAAAGCTGCATTTTTAAAAGAATGGGGAGCAGAATTAGTTAAGGGAAATCTTTGCGATGCCAAAACTTTGCCTCCTGCTCTAGAAGGCATTGAGGCTGTTATCGATGCCGCGACGACCAGAGCCACCGATTCTCTCGGTATCAAACAAGTCGATTGGGAAGGCAAGGTTAATTTAATCAAAGCCGTCAAAGCGGTGGGAGTCGAAAAATTTATTTTTTTCTCGATTCTCAATGCCGAGAAATATCCTAACGTTCCTTTAATGGATATTAAGCGCTGCACCGAGCTTTTCTTGGCTGAAACCGACCTAAATTATACAATTTTGCGTCCTTGTGGTTTTATGCAAGGACTCATCAGCCAATATGCCATTCCCATATTAGACAATCAATCGGTTTGGATTGCCGGGGAAAGCACGCCCATCGCCTACATGAACACGCAAGATATTGCCAAATTTGCGATTCGTGCCTTAGAAGTTCCCGAAACGGCGAGAAAATCCTTTCCGGTCGTCGGAACTCGTGCTTGGACTTCTGAAGAAATTATTGGTCTTTGCGAGAAATTATCGGGGCGAGAGGCGAAAATTTTCCGCGTTCCTCTGGGATTGCTTCGTTTCATGCGTCAGACAACTCGATTTTTTCAGTGGACGCAAAACGTCTCGGATCGCCTGGCTTTTGCGGAGGTTCTCGCTAGCGGCAACCCTCTCAACGCGCCGATGGAAGAGGTATATCAGATCTTTGGACTCGATCGGGAGCAAACCACTACTTTAGAATCCTACTTACAAGAATACTTTAGTCGAATTTTGACGAAGCTCAAAGAGCTTGGTTACGACAAAAACAAGAACAAAAAGAAAGAGAAAAAAACTCCCTTTAAAAAGCCTCAATTTTGA
- the aroC gene encoding chorismate synthase, protein MGNTFGHLFRITTFGESHGGGIGVVIDGCPPRLEISQAEIQQELDRRRPGQSKIVTPRRESDSCEILSGVFEGKTLGTPIAILVRNQDARSQDYNEMAVKYRPSHADATYDAKYGIRNWQGGGRSSARETIGRVAAGAIAKKILKLAAGVEIIGYVKRIKDIEAIVDPNTVTLEQVESNIVRCPNPECAERMIDLIDQTRKDKDSIGGVVECVARNVPKGLGDPVFDKLEAELAKGVMSLPASKGFEIGSGFAGTLLSGSEHNDEYYIDENGEIRTATNRSGGVQGGISNGENIIIRVAFKPTATIGKEQRTVTQTGQETTLAAKGRHDPCVVPRAVPMVEAMMALVLCDRLLCHHGQCGLPLEFNQNLVAIAQ, encoded by the coding sequence ATGGGCAACACCTTTGGGCATTTATTTCGGATTACGACTTTTGGGGAATCTCACGGCGGCGGAATTGGCGTTGTCATCGATGGCTGTCCCCCGCGACTAGAAATTTCCCAAGCAGAAATTCAACAAGAGTTAGACCGCCGACGACCGGGACAGAGTAAAATCGTTACGCCCCGCCGGGAAAGCGATAGTTGCGAAATTCTCTCTGGCGTGTTTGAGGGCAAAACTCTGGGAACGCCAATTGCCATTCTCGTTCGCAATCAAGATGCCCGTTCGCAAGACTACAACGAAATGGCAGTCAAATACCGTCCTTCCCATGCCGATGCCACCTATGATGCTAAATATGGGATCCGCAACTGGCAAGGAGGAGGGCGCTCGTCAGCTAGAGAAACGATCGGTCGGGTAGCAGCAGGCGCGATCGCCAAGAAAATCCTCAAACTTGCCGCCGGAGTCGAAATCATTGGCTATGTCAAGCGCATCAAAGATATAGAGGCGATCGTCGATCCCAATACCGTTACCCTCGAACAAGTAGAAAGCAATATCGTCCGCTGTCCCAACCCAGAATGCGCCGAACGGATGATTGACTTAATCGACCAAACCAGAAAAGATAAAGATTCTATCGGCGGCGTGGTTGAATGCGTCGCCCGCAACGTTCCTAAAGGATTGGGAGATCCGGTATTTGATAAATTAGAAGCAGAATTGGCAAAAGGGGTAATGTCCTTACCCGCCAGCAAAGGGTTTGAAATCGGTTCGGGGTTTGCAGGGACGCTTCTGAGTGGCAGCGAACACAACGATGAATATTACATCGATGAAAACGGCGAGATTCGCACGGCGACAAACCGTTCGGGTGGGGTTCAGGGAGGCATCAGCAACGGCGAAAATATTATTATCCGGGTTGCCTTCAAACCGACGGCTACCATTGGTAAGGAACAGCGGACTGTCACTCAAACGGGCCAAGAAACCACGCTAGCAGCAAAAGGAAGACACGATCCCTGCGTGGTACCGAGAGCCGTTCCTATGGTAGAAGCAATGATGGCATTGGTTCTGTGCGATCGCCTATTGTGCCATCACGGACAATGCGGATTGCCGCTGGAGTTTAATCAAAATCTTGTCGCGATCGCGCAATAA
- the fusA gene encoding elongation factor G: MIPRQNVRNIGISAHIDAGKTTISERILFYTGKIHKIHEVKEGDGEGATMDYMDLEREKGITITSAAITCFWRDTQINLIDTPGHVDFTIEVERSLRVLDGAIMVLDGVAGVQSQSYTVDRQMKRYRVPRIAFINKLDRIGANSFRVVEAMQEKLGLNTIVLQYPIGSENGFEGVIDLIEMRANYYEGENGEHRVSRAIPEHLKAEAQAAREKLLDRISILSEEMTGKLLAEEEVPKQLIWDTIRQGTLSLEFTPVLMGSAIKNKGIQDLLDAIALYLPSPMEREAIAATDVSTNEQVKVYPEADAPVVALAFKLIEDEFGQLTYIRLYSGTLKQGDRLYNSRTRKQVRVSRLVRIEVDKRQELESATVGEIVGLIGIDCASGDTLCSPGTNLSLEGIFVPEPVITIAITPKSQEDVDRLSKALHRFAKEDPTLRVSSDPESNKTLLSGMGELHLEIYLERMKREYRAEVYVGAPAVAYRETITKVAKFDYTLKKQTGGAGQYAHVIGRLEPCQEPFLFENRVVGGAIPTQFIPACEQGFRDALRTGWLKGYPIVNVKVILEGGSFHPIDSSEMAFRFAAREGFEQGFAKAKPTILEPMMLLEVETPSEFVGKIQGKLLARRALLLGSETRDHYAVLRAEVPMAEMFGYSTELRSLSQGMATFSMEFAEYRPLPENLIDEIR, from the coding sequence ATGATACCTCGCCAAAACGTCCGTAACATAGGAATCTCTGCCCACATCGATGCCGGAAAAACGACCATTTCCGAACGAATACTTTTCTATACCGGAAAAATCCACAAGATCCATGAGGTGAAAGAAGGGGATGGCGAGGGGGCAACCATGGACTATATGGATTTGGAGAGGGAAAAAGGAATTACGATAACCTCAGCCGCGATTACCTGTTTTTGGAGAGATACCCAAATCAACCTCATCGATACTCCCGGACATGTAGACTTTACCATCGAAGTCGAGCGATCGCTGCGGGTTCTCGATGGGGCAATTATGGTACTCGATGGGGTTGCGGGAGTACAATCTCAGTCGTATACGGTAGACAGGCAAATGAAGCGCTATCGCGTTCCCAGGATAGCCTTTATTAACAAACTCGATCGCATCGGTGCCAATTCTTTCCGCGTCGTCGAAGCCATGCAGGAGAAATTAGGCTTAAATACCATCGTCTTACAATATCCCATCGGTTCGGAGAATGGCTTTGAAGGGGTTATCGATCTCATTGAAATGAGAGCAAATTACTACGAAGGCGAGAATGGGGAACATCGAGTCAGCAGAGCGATTCCCGAACATCTCAAGGCAGAGGCACAAGCAGCTAGGGAAAAGTTACTCGATCGCATCTCTATTCTCTCAGAAGAAATGACGGGCAAATTGCTCGCAGAAGAAGAAGTTCCCAAGCAATTGATTTGGGATACTATTCGCCAGGGAACTTTGAGTCTAGAATTTACCCCTGTTCTAATGGGTTCGGCAATTAAAAATAAAGGCATACAAGATTTACTCGATGCCATTGCCCTTTATTTGCCGTCTCCCATGGAAAGAGAAGCGATCGCAGCAACCGATGTCTCGACCAATGAGCAAGTAAAGGTTTATCCCGAAGCTGATGCGCCAGTAGTAGCCCTAGCGTTTAAGCTAATCGAAGATGAATTCGGTCAATTGACCTACATTCGCCTCTATTCGGGAACTTTAAAACAAGGCGATCGCCTGTACAACAGCCGCACGCGAAAGCAAGTTCGCGTTAGTCGCTTGGTCAGAATCGAGGTCGATAAGCGCCAGGAACTCGAATCGGCTACCGTTGGTGAAATCGTTGGTTTGATTGGGATAGATTGCGCCTCTGGCGATACTTTATGTTCTCCCGGCACAAATCTGTCTTTAGAGGGAATTTTCGTCCCCGAACCCGTAATTACAATTGCCATTACCCCAAAAAGTCAGGAAGATGTCGATCGCCTTAGTAAAGCACTGCATCGCTTTGCCAAAGAAGATCCCACCTTGCGCGTCAGCAGCGATCCAGAGTCCAATAAAACCCTGCTCTCCGGCATGGGAGAACTGCACCTAGAAATTTACCTCGAACGAATGAAACGGGAATATCGCGCCGAAGTCTATGTCGGTGCGCCTGCCGTTGCCTATCGAGAAACGATTACCAAAGTTGCTAAATTTGATTACACGCTCAAAAAACAAACTGGAGGGGCGGGACAATACGCCCACGTAATAGGTCGTTTAGAACCTTGCCAAGAACCATTTTTATTTGAAAATCGCGTTGTAGGAGGGGCAATACCAACGCAGTTTATCCCCGCTTGCGAACAAGGATTTCGCGATGCCTTGAGAACGGGATGGTTAAAAGGCTATCCCATTGTCAACGTAAAAGTTATTTTGGAGGGAGGGTCTTTCCATCCCATCGATTCGTCGGAAATGGCATTTCGCTTTGCTGCCAGAGAAGGTTTCGAGCAAGGATTTGCTAAGGCGAAACCAACTATCCTAGAACCGATGATGCTGTTGGAAGTAGAGACTCCCAGCGAATTTGTCGGTAAGATACAGGGGAAATTATTAGCCCGACGCGCCCTGCTATTGGGTTCGGAAACGCGAGACCATTATGCCGTCCTTCGTGCCGAGGTTCCCATGGCAGAGATGTTTGGTTACTCGACTGAATTGCGATCGCTCTCGCAAGGAATGGCGACTTTCTCGATGGAGTTTGCCGAGTATCGACCATTGCCCGAAAATCTCATCGACGAGATTCGATAA
- a CDS encoding XDD4 family exosortase-dependent surface protein, giving the protein MNQIFSTLIGSSLLVSGITVFSVLTGWQAPAAAVIFTGSQGNLAASADFQISGNTLTLTLTNTSTADSNVPSDVLTAVFFKLPNNINLTLNSVFLNNGSNLLHNGVVQTNPGDIKAPPFAGGWALPNNFGSIPGGANQGLGTAGLGIFQGNVVNIPGQGGNFNYGLVGSGYTSAGDNAPVLASKLIKNSIVFNLSGVSGLAEQDISNVSFQYGTSLNETRIPGNPSTTPPPVRDVPEPSTTAAIGLLALSSLGLLKKKSHESKTSV; this is encoded by the coding sequence ATGAACCAAATTTTTTCGACTCTAATAGGTTCTTCTTTATTAGTTAGTGGCATTACTGTGTTTTCAGTTCTGACAGGTTGGCAAGCACCTGCAGCAGCAGTTATATTTACAGGTTCGCAGGGTAACCTAGCTGCATCAGCAGACTTTCAGATTAGTGGTAATACCTTGACTTTGACGCTAACTAACACATCTACAGCCGACTCTAACGTACCTAGCGATGTGCTAACGGCGGTGTTCTTTAAGCTACCTAATAATATAAATTTAACGCTGAACTCTGTATTTCTTAACAACGGATCGAATCTTTTGCACAATGGTGTAGTTCAGACCAACCCAGGAGATATCAAAGCTCCTCCTTTTGCTGGTGGTTGGGCGCTACCTAACAACTTTGGAAGTATCCCTGGTGGTGCAAATCAAGGTCTTGGCACAGCAGGCTTGGGTATTTTTCAGGGCAATGTTGTTAATATTCCCGGTCAAGGTGGTAATTTTAATTACGGGCTTGTGGGTTCAGGCTATACAAGCGCAGGTGATAACGCACCAGTATTAGCGTCTAAGTTAATCAAAAACTCTATCGTATTTAATTTGTCAGGAGTTTCTGGATTAGCCGAACAAGATATTAGCAATGTATCCTTTCAATATGGAACTTCTCTAAACGAAACTCGCATCCCTGGTAATCCTTCTACCACTCCTCCCCCAGTTAGAGACGTGCCAGAACCTAGCACAACGGCAGCTATCGGTTTGCTTGCTCTTAGTTCATTGGGACTTCTTAAGAAAAAATCCCACGAGAGCAAAACTTCTGTCTAA
- a CDS encoding CHAT domain-containing tetratricopeptide repeat protein: protein MEERFKLYFQLIQELLACPEGEEFELLQANSDLVDLGLLLAMQWVADDYAENNNSNPAQWLQNLAQGLVEAMGFNSLDEMYQEYLNCLMEILLAVGENPTAEAIYPLLRTHLEKLNLNLGLILSLWAGETLSSAESEQAQAIAEVIFYFGNLIQQFPLGNVAHNLELAIIAYQAIFTVYTKTDFPVQWATTQNNLGIAYRDKGGSENLDRAIACYENALLERKRDTYPSDWAMTQNNLGIAYQDKGGSENLDRAIACYENALLERKRDTYPSDWAMTQNNLGIAYQDKGGSENLDRAIACYENALLERKRDTYPSDWAMTQNNLGIAYQDKGGSENLDRAIACYENALLERKRDTYPSDWAMTQNNLGIAYQDKGGSENLDRAIACYENVFIVHTPEQFPLACLKTARNLGNLHFNQGNWKLAIQTYQKAITAIEITRNWATNDLRRQEIIADSMDVYEKMIQACINNGQLNLAIETTERSRARHLVDLMASNDLYQGGDIPEAVQEYLEQYEHLQERIDFLRSSSQLGDNRELATSGTRWRNAEIVSTQIEEISNLEAEKQLIWQQLRRLDPILAGQQQVDPINFARIQQLIDSDSTAIVCFYSTWEDTYIFIIYKERQPQVHTCLGQKIDSLHGEFLGNNWLIPYQQDFGTWRGNIETVLQELARRLQLNELIEQYLQGIEELIIIPHLWLHRIPFAALPVNSISLTHSRKENLNRDSISLIPSTRGTGAEDTRGMKISTAKTTNFIPQNHQYLGDLFRLRILPSCQILNYCYQRPTLQQQTSIGIVEDATEDLPYTAYECETLASKYQIDPSKRLQRRQATVREYRQLANQVQLLHSSHHASANSNNPLESALILSDRNLTLGELLTPGWRKDLQHLSDVYLNNCETNFSVNQITDDLLSISTGFLCAGARSVVSTLWSVDDCASALLAIFYYEFRNSGSSRPQALQQAQQKLRNLTGKQLKDEYLEQLNFNLNQQYQQAVANAEAAEDSEKSQKYQEIAAKIQRQIEHTLPVHCNSLYPFTSPYYWAGFISQGLA from the coding sequence GTGGAAGAACGTTTTAAGCTTTATTTCCAATTAATACAAGAATTATTAGCTTGTCCGGAAGGGGAAGAATTTGAACTACTACAAGCTAATTCGGATTTGGTTGACTTGGGGTTGTTGCTTGCAATGCAGTGGGTAGCAGATGATTATGCTGAAAATAATAACTCTAATCCTGCCCAATGGTTGCAAAACCTCGCTCAAGGGTTAGTTGAAGCGATGGGTTTTAACTCTCTTGACGAGATGTATCAGGAATATCTTAACTGCTTGATGGAGATATTACTAGCAGTAGGAGAAAACCCAACTGCGGAGGCAATTTATCCTTTACTGAGAACTCATCTAGAGAAATTAAATCTAAACTTAGGATTGATTTTATCCCTTTGGGCAGGAGAAACCCTGTCATCGGCAGAATCAGAACAAGCTCAAGCAATTGCTGAAGTAATTTTTTACTTTGGTAATTTAATTCAACAATTTCCTTTAGGCAATGTTGCCCACAATTTAGAATTAGCCATTATTGCTTATCAGGCAATTTTTACTGTCTACACCAAAACCGACTTCCCCGTACAATGGGCAACTACCCAAAATAATCTCGGCATTGCTTACCGAGATAAAGGCGGAAGCGAAAATCTCGATCGAGCGATCGCTTGTTACGAAAATGCCTTATTGGAGAGGAAACGGGACACCTATCCCTCTGATTGGGCAATGACCCAAAATAATCTCGGCATTGCTTATCAAGATAAAGGCGGAAGCGAAAATCTCGATCGAGCGATCGCTTGTTACGAAAATGCCTTATTGGAGAGGAAACGGGACACCTATCCCTCTGATTGGGCAATGACCCAAAATAATCTCGGCATTGCTTATCAAGATAAAGGCGGAAGCGAAAATCTCGATCGAGCGATCGCTTGTTACGAAAATGCCTTATTGGAGAGGAAACGGGACACCTATCCCTCTGATTGGGCAATGACCCAAAATAATCTCGGCATTGCTTATCAAGATAAAGGCGGAAGCGAAAATCTCGATCGAGCGATCGCTTGTTACGAAAATGCCTTATTGGAGAGGAAACGGGACACCTATCCCTCTGATTGGGCAATGACCCAAAATAATCTCGGCATTGCTTATCAAGATAAAGGCGGAAGCGAAAATCTCGATCGAGCGATCGCTTGTTACGAAAATGTTTTTATCGTCCATACTCCAGAACAATTCCCCCTTGCTTGTCTGAAAACAGCTCGCAATTTAGGCAATCTTCACTTTAATCAAGGTAATTGGAAATTAGCTATACAAACCTATCAAAAAGCGATTACCGCTATAGAAATCACCCGCAATTGGGCAACTAACGATCTACGCCGTCAGGAAATAATCGCAGATTCGATGGATGTCTATGAAAAAATGATCCAGGCTTGTATTAATAATGGACAACTGAACTTAGCCATTGAAACTACTGAACGTTCCCGTGCCAGACATTTAGTAGATTTGATGGCAAGTAACGACCTCTATCAAGGGGGTGATATTCCCGAAGCAGTTCAAGAATATCTGGAACAATACGAACATCTGCAAGAAAGAATTGATTTTTTACGTTCCTCATCTCAATTGGGCGACAATAGGGAATTAGCTACATCGGGAACCCGCTGGCGAAATGCGGAGATAGTATCTACCCAGATCGAAGAAATTTCTAATTTAGAAGCAGAAAAACAACTTATTTGGCAGCAATTACGTCGTTTAGACCCAATCTTAGCAGGACAGCAACAGGTCGATCCGATTAATTTTGCTCGAATACAACAATTGATAGACAGTGACTCGACCGCTATTGTCTGTTTCTACAGCACTTGGGAAGATACTTATATTTTTATCATCTATAAAGAACGGCAACCTCAAGTTCATACCTGCCTAGGACAAAAAATAGATAGTTTACACGGGGAATTTTTAGGAAATAATTGGCTGATTCCCTATCAACAAGACTTTGGTACGTGGCGAGGCAACATCGAAACAGTCCTACAAGAGTTAGCACGACGCTTACAACTCAATGAATTAATCGAGCAATACTTACAAGGAATCGAAGAGTTAATCATTATTCCTCATCTTTGGTTGCATCGGATTCCTTTTGCTGCCTTACCAGTTAATTCGATCTCCCTAACCCACTCAAGAAAGGAAAATTTAAACAGAGATTCGATTTCTTTAATCCCCTCAACCAGAGGTACAGGTGCAGAAGATACTCGCGGAATGAAAATAAGTACAGCCAAGACTACTAACTTTATTCCTCAAAACCACCAGTACTTGGGCGATCTTTTCCGTTTAAGAATTCTTCCTAGCTGTCAAATCCTGAACTATTGTTATCAACGTCCCACCCTTCAACAACAAACTTCTATAGGAATCGTCGAAGATGCCACAGAAGATTTGCCCTACACTGCTTATGAATGCGAAACTCTCGCTAGTAAGTACCAAATTGACCCTAGTAAAAGACTGCAACGCCGTCAAGCCACTGTCAGAGAATATCGTCAATTAGCCAACCAAGTTCAATTGCTCCACTCCAGCCATCACGCTAGTGCTAACTCCAATAATCCTCTAGAATCTGCTTTAATTTTGAGCGATAGAAATTTAACTCTCGGTGAATTGCTAACTCCTGGTTGGCGTAAAGATTTACAGCATCTCAGCGATGTTTATCTCAACAATTGCGAAACTAATTTTAGCGTCAACCAAATTACCGACGATCTCTTATCTATTTCTACAGGTTTTCTGTGTGCGGGGGCGCGGAGTGTAGTTAGTACTTTGTGGTCGGTTGATGACTGCGCTAGTGCTTTACTGGCAATTTTCTACTATGAATTCCGCAATTCTGGTTCTAGCCGCCCTCAAGCTTTACAACAAGCCCAGCAAAAACTACGTAATCTAACAGGAAAACAGCTAAAAGATGAGTATTTAGAACAATTAAACTTCAATTTAAACCAGCAATATCAACAAGCAGTTGCCAATGCTGAAGCTGCTGAGGATAGCGAAAAATCTCAAAAATATCAAGAAATCGCCGCTAAAATTCAGCGACAAATCGAACATACATTGCCAGTTCACTGTAACAGCTTGTATCCCTTTACCAGTCCCTACTACTGGGCAGGATTTATTTCTCAAGGTTTAGCTTGA
- a CDS encoding fatty acid desaturase — MEGKQTDNRNKLAILGKSLPDPCYKYLQNFLTWVTGKSYSGQKALFISSKNYELTTAIASLLGGVTVSATIFHSSFLLFPLLPISWIVTVGGARKILTCIIHRCVHRQFWGNKSDRILAEILSTLIFVQGFDSYRHDHVKCHHHADKFATFEGDPDAKFMLVLGFYPGLKDERN; from the coding sequence ATGGAAGGCAAACAAACAGATAACCGAAATAAATTAGCTATTTTAGGAAAAAGTCTACCAGATCCTTGTTATAAATATCTACAAAATTTTTTAACTTGGGTAACTGGTAAATCTTACTCGGGACAAAAAGCTTTATTTATCTCATCTAAAAATTACGAATTAACCACTGCGATCGCTTCTCTATTGGGTGGCGTAACAGTGAGTGCGACGATTTTTCATTCTTCATTTCTCTTATTTCCCTTGTTACCAATCTCTTGGATAGTGACAGTGGGTGGGGCAAGAAAAATTCTAACTTGTATCATCCATCGTTGCGTTCACAGACAATTTTGGGGTAATAAAAGCGATCGCATTTTGGCAGAAATTCTTTCTACTTTAATTTTTGTCCAAGGATTTGATAGCTATCGGCACGACCACGTAAAGTGCCACCATCATGCTGATAAATTTGCCACTTTTGAAGGCGATCCCGATGCCAAGTTTATGCTCGTGCTGGGTTTTTATCCTGGCTTAAAAGACGAGCGTAACTAA